The genomic window TGCCCGGGTACTTCGAGTGGGTGTTGTGCCAGTCCACGTTCGAAGCGTCGACGGGGAAGACATATTTCACCTTCACCGCAGCCGGCTCACTCGGCTCGGGTTTCGCCGACGCCGGCACCGACGGGGCGGCGGGCGCGCTCGTGGCCGGGGCCGACGCCGTCTCGGGAGTCGCCGACTGCGCCGCCACCGGCTGCTCGGCCGGGTCCACGAACTGCGGTGTGGTGGCCGGCGAAGCCGACCCACCGGTCACTGACCCGCAGCCGGCCAGACAGACCGCCACAAGCGTCAAACCAGAGAGGGTACGGAGTAGAGGCACCGCGCCATCCTGGCAGAAGACCGGAAATAGTGCCGACCGGCGAGGGCTACGCTGTGGACAGGTGTGACGGAGGGAACCGAGGATGACCGACCGGCAAGTCTCCTGGCCGGTGGCTGAGCCACCGCCCCCGGGCTACCTTCCGCCGCGAGGGCTGCCGCACTCGCCGATGATGTTCAGCGGGCTCCCGCCCCGGCCGGTCTACCGGGAAGTGCACCCGGTCTCGGCCGGTCCCGTGGTGGCCGGGATCGCGGCCACCACGGCCTGGTTCGTGCTCTTCGGCAGCCTCGGCAACGACCTCGGGTCGTACGCCTGGTGGACGATCGGTGCCGCGATGGCCGCCTGGGCCGTCGCCGCGGTGCTGGCGGTGCTCGGCGACCGGGGAACGGCCGCCGGAGTGGCGGTGGCGAGCGGGTTCGGCCTGTCGCTGGCGCTGGCGCTGGTGGCCTACCGATGGACGGCGACACTCGACTGGCCGCTCTGGTGACCGCTCTCCAGCGGCCACTCGACGTACACCTGCGGTAGCCCTGAGCAGTGATTCTGCCGATGTGGCCATCGACTCTTGACGAACGTCTCGCGCTGTCGCACTCTCGGCTCCATGGCCCCCTCGCCACCACGGCTCGACCCCGATCGCAGCCGTCGCCGACTCGAGTTGCTGGCGGCACTCGCACAGGCGAAATCGACACGCGAATCGATGTTGTCGCCGCGGGTGCGGGGGCTTCGGCTCCGAGAGCTGATCGCTATACGCCGTCGCCCGGTCAACTGATTCAGGGCGTGGCTCCCTGCGCCCGCCGTCGCACCCGCTACCGTCAGGCGCTGAGTGTTTAGGATCGTGTTGGGGGAATCGTGTCGATTTTCGCTGCCGCCGTGGCCCGGGGCAAAAACGGCTGGACGGCGTCGGAGCTGGACCTTTCCGGCCTGGCTGACATCGACGAGGTGGTTGACTCGCTGAGAGATGCCGAGCCGGACGCCGAATTGTCGCTCCTGTTCGTCGAGAGCGACGACGAATACCTGGCGATCCTGCGGCTGGACGACGGTGAGGACCCGCGGGTCTTCGCCTCGGACTCGGCCTTCGCCGAGGAGTCGCGGGTCGGATCGGTACTGCTCGGCGAGGTGGAGACCCCGGCCCTGGAGCTGGACGACCTGGCCGAACAGGACGACTCGTCCGCGTCCGGGGCGGAGGACGAGGACGACACCCCGCCCGAGCCGGACGCCGACCCGATCGGGGACGCCGACCTGCTCGGTGACCTGGGGATCACCGCTAAACGGCTGCTCGCCCTCTGTGGCATGGAGGGGATGATGCCGGCCGACGTCACCGCGGAGATCTGTTCCAAGATCGGCTGCGGTGACGAGATGGAGGAGCTGCGCGAGGCGTGAGCCGGCGTCGGCAGCAGGAGGAGTGGATGCGGCGGGCTATCGCCGTCGCCTCCACCTCGTCCGAGGACGTTCCGGTCGGGGCGATCATTCTCGGTCCCGACGGCTCTGAACTGGCCGCCGCCGGCAACGAGCGGGAACTCACCGGCGACCCGACCGGACACGCTGAGGTATTGGCGATCCGGCGGGCCGCCGCGCGGGTGGGCGAGTGGCGGCTGGCGGGCTGCACCCTGGTGGTCACCCTGGAGCCGTGCACGATGTGCGCCGGGGCGCTGGTGCTGGCCCGTGTCTCGACGCTGGTCTTCGGCGCCTGGGAGCCCAAGACGGGCGCGGTCGGCTCCCTCTGGGACGTCGTCCGCGACTCGCGGCTCAACCACCGACCCGAGGTGTACGGCGGCATCCTCGAATCCGAGTGCGCTGCCCTGCTCCGCGACTTCTTCCGCTAGCCGCCGGCGTTCAGCGTGGTGAGTTGGGGCGCGATTCGCACCTCAAGTCACCACGCTGAACGCCGGGGTGAACCGCGGGTCGTCGCGCGGGTGGCTGCTACGGGTTGTGTGGTGACCTGGGGTGTGGAGCGAACCCCAAGTCACCACGCTGGTCGCCGCCTCCGGACCGGGGGCCGCCGCATTCGGCCCGGCGGTCGCCTCGTCGGCCGGGACCCGGCGCCTTCCTCGCGCGGTGGCCACGGGAGGTGTGGTGCGGCGAAGGGCCCCGGTGGCGTACCG from Actinoplanes derwentensis includes these protein-coding regions:
- a CDS encoding tRNA adenosine deaminase-associated protein, which codes for MSIFAAAVARGKNGWTASELDLSGLADIDEVVDSLRDAEPDAELSLLFVESDDEYLAILRLDDGEDPRVFASDSAFAEESRVGSVLLGEVETPALELDDLAEQDDSSASGAEDEDDTPPEPDADPIGDADLLGDLGITAKRLLALCGMEGMMPADVTAEICSKIGCGDEMEELREA
- a CDS encoding nucleoside deaminase, which translates into the protein MSRRRQQEEWMRRAIAVASTSSEDVPVGAIILGPDGSELAAAGNERELTGDPTGHAEVLAIRRAAARVGEWRLAGCTLVVTLEPCTMCAGALVLARVSTLVFGAWEPKTGAVGSLWDVVRDSRLNHRPEVYGGILESECAALLRDFFR